The following proteins are co-located in the Echinicola sp. 20G genome:
- the galB gene encoding beta-galactosidase GalB, producing the protein MRYTITLLLAMMLITSSIFAQKARQDWTLEKGWKFSKGDFEEAGFPKFDDRNWQEVTVPHDWAIYGPFEEENDLQIVAVTQNGEKVPTKKTGRTGGLPYMGVGWYRNTFDVDGFDPKQQKVHLIFDGAMSEAQVFVNGEKVGFWPYGYNSFYFDITPFLREDGMKNSLAVRLENKEQSSRWYPGAGLYRNVHVRVTPKVHVPVWGSYITTPYVSHEYASVNIKTQLENVPEGTSIKIITEIADEEGKQVTTKENIQKINHGRPLEQYLTVESPQLWSPESPSLYTAKSTIYIEDKVVDEYITRFGIREIKFIADKGFFLNGQHRKFQGVNLHHDLGPLGAAVNKSAIRRQLQILKDMGADAVRTSHNMPAPELVELCDEMGLMVMVESFDEWDVAKSKNGYHRYFEEWAEKDIVNMVRHYRNNPSVVMWSIGNEVPTQCSPDGYKVAKFLQDICHREDPSRLVTAGMDRVSCVLENGFAAMIDLAGLNYRTHRYQEAYESLPHSLVLGSETGSTVSSRGVYHFPLEKASQVVHKDHQSSSYDMEYCYWSNLPEDDFALADDFGWTLGQFVWTGFDYLGEPTPYDTDAWPNHSSMFGIVDLAGIPKDRYYLYKSVWNKEEETLHILPHWNWKGREGEITPVFVYTNYPTAELFVNGKSYGKKSKTLDGTLQERYRLMWMDVEYEPGEVKVIAYDDSGNPLKEKVIRTAGKPHHVELVPEQETIKADGKELAFVRVRIVDKEGNLCPQDQRSVSFKVSGAGKFKAVANGDPTSLELFHLPEMKVFNGELTVIVQAGEDKGELLLEVKAKGVMGKSISILAK; encoded by the coding sequence ATGAGATATACTATTACACTGTTATTGGCCATGATGCTAATCACAAGTAGCATATTTGCCCAAAAAGCTAGACAGGATTGGACATTGGAAAAAGGTTGGAAGTTTTCTAAAGGAGATTTTGAGGAGGCTGGTTTTCCAAAATTTGATGATAGAAATTGGCAAGAAGTTACGGTTCCTCACGATTGGGCTATTTATGGGCCTTTTGAAGAGGAAAATGACTTGCAGATAGTTGCTGTAACCCAAAATGGAGAAAAGGTGCCCACCAAAAAGACAGGAAGAACAGGAGGGCTGCCTTATATGGGAGTAGGTTGGTATAGGAATACTTTTGATGTAGATGGTTTTGATCCAAAGCAGCAGAAAGTGCACCTGATTTTTGATGGTGCCATGAGCGAGGCACAGGTATTTGTCAATGGTGAAAAAGTAGGTTTTTGGCCTTATGGCTATAATTCTTTCTATTTTGATATCACCCCCTTTCTTCGGGAAGATGGAATGAAAAATAGCTTAGCTGTAAGGTTAGAAAATAAAGAACAATCTTCCCGTTGGTACCCCGGTGCTGGACTCTACCGGAATGTTCATGTGCGAGTAACACCAAAAGTGCATGTTCCCGTTTGGGGCAGCTACATTACCACACCTTATGTGTCCCATGAATATGCTTCTGTCAACATCAAGACGCAATTAGAAAATGTACCTGAGGGAACAAGTATTAAAATCATCACTGAGATTGCTGATGAAGAAGGAAAGCAAGTGACGACAAAAGAAAATATTCAAAAAATCAATCATGGTAGGCCTTTGGAGCAATATTTAACTGTGGAAAGCCCTCAATTATGGTCTCCAGAATCTCCAAGTTTGTATACAGCCAAGTCCACCATTTACATTGAAGACAAGGTAGTCGATGAATATATTACCCGTTTTGGGATCAGGGAAATTAAATTTATAGCGGATAAAGGTTTCTTTCTAAATGGGCAGCACAGAAAGTTCCAAGGAGTCAACTTGCACCATGACCTGGGGCCTTTGGGAGCGGCAGTGAATAAATCAGCCATTAGAAGACAATTACAGATTTTAAAGGACATGGGAGCGGATGCAGTGAGAACCTCACACAATATGCCTGCACCTGAATTGGTGGAACTTTGTGATGAGATGGGCCTGATGGTGATGGTGGAATCCTTTGATGAGTGGGATGTGGCGAAAAGTAAAAATGGTTATCACCGCTATTTTGAGGAGTGGGCAGAGAAGGATATTGTGAATATGGTGAGGCATTACCGAAACAACCCGAGTGTGGTGATGTGGAGTATCGGAAACGAAGTGCCCACCCAATGCAGTCCGGATGGATATAAAGTAGCAAAGTTTCTTCAGGATATTTGTCACAGAGAAGATCCGTCGAGATTGGTTACGGCAGGAATGGACCGTGTTTCTTGCGTATTGGAAAATGGATTTGCTGCCATGATAGATTTAGCAGGTTTAAATTACCGTACCCATCGATACCAGGAAGCATATGAAAGCCTGCCACACAGTTTGGTGCTAGGGTCAGAGACGGGCTCTACAGTAAGCTCAAGAGGCGTTTATCATTTTCCTTTGGAGAAAGCTTCGCAGGTAGTTCATAAGGATCATCAATCTTCTTCTTATGATATGGAATACTGTTATTGGTCCAATCTCCCAGAAGATGATTTTGCTTTAGCCGATGATTTTGGATGGACTTTGGGTCAATTTGTTTGGACAGGGTTCGATTATTTAGGAGAGCCTACTCCTTATGATACGGATGCTTGGCCCAATCATAGTTCCATGTTTGGAATTGTGGATTTGGCCGGTATCCCGAAGGACCGCTATTACCTTTATAAAAGTGTTTGGAATAAGGAAGAAGAGACATTACATATTTTGCCCCATTGGAATTGGAAAGGAAGGGAGGGAGAGATTACCCCAGTATTTGTTTACACCAATTATCCTACAGCTGAGCTTTTTGTCAATGGAAAAAGCTATGGAAAGAAAAGCAAAACTTTGGACGGAACACTTCAAGAACGCTATCGCTTGATGTGGATGGATGTAGAATATGAACCAGGAGAAGTGAAGGTCATTGCTTATGATGATTCGGGGAATCCACTAAAGGAAAAAGTTATCAGAACTGCCGGCAAACCTCATCATGTTGAGTTAGTGCCAGAGCAGGAAACCATTAAAGCAGATGGCAAGGAACTGGCTTTTGTGAGAGTAAGGATAGTAGACAAGGAAGGTAACTTATGCCCTCAGGATCAAAGAAGTGTTAGTTTTAAGGTCAGTGGAGCTGGAAAATTCAAAGCTGTAGCCAATGGCGATCCAACCAGTCTGGAACTGTTCCATCTTCCTGAAATGAAAGTTTTCAATGGTGAACTTACTGTAATTGTTCAAGCCGGAGAAGATAAGGGAGAGTTGTTGCTGGAAGTAAAAGCAAAAGGGGTGATGGGGAAGAGTATTTCGATTCTAGCAAAGTAG
- a CDS encoding GIY-YIG nuclease family protein, giving the protein MLPDNLSKIIDTVPSGITGVYFLMGDHDRIIYIGKSNDIRKRLYQHFSDTTRKSIRIQSQIVSVRYENTGNELIALLRESELIKAYTPIFNRAQRRSLFMWGLYQEEDENGYWGLKVKKILKDSREIMSFSSKSEGREYLFRITDRYRLCQKINGLYPTKGSCFQYALKTCNGACIQKEEVDTYNSRVKQYLEDVSLPCEDQIIILEGRNEDERGVVLVENGIYRGFGFFHRDQDLEKDIKSIIQPKTDNRDTQRLIRSYLRKQHRSAQSPKLP; this is encoded by the coding sequence ATGCTCCCAGACAACCTTTCAAAAATAATTGATACGGTTCCCTCAGGCATCACTGGAGTTTATTTTCTAATGGGTGATCATGATCGAATTATCTATATTGGCAAGAGTAATGACATTAGAAAACGACTTTACCAGCATTTTTCAGATACCACAAGGAAGTCTATCAGGATCCAAAGCCAAATCGTCTCTGTTAGGTATGAAAATACCGGAAATGAGCTTATCGCACTGCTTCGAGAATCGGAACTGATCAAAGCGTATACCCCTATTTTCAATAGAGCCCAACGAAGAAGTCTTTTTATGTGGGGCTTGTACCAGGAAGAGGATGAAAACGGTTATTGGGGGCTAAAGGTGAAGAAAATATTGAAAGATTCCAGAGAAATAATGTCTTTTTCTTCGAAATCAGAGGGTAGGGAGTATTTGTTTAGAATAACAGATCGATACCGTCTATGTCAAAAAATCAATGGATTGTATCCTACCAAAGGATCCTGTTTTCAATATGCCTTAAAAACTTGTAATGGAGCCTGCATTCAAAAGGAAGAGGTGGACACTTATAATAGCCGAGTCAAACAATACTTGGAGGATGTAAGTCTCCCTTGTGAAGACCAAATTATAATTTTAGAAGGAAGAAATGAAGATGAAAGAGGCGTAGTTTTGGTAGAGAATGGGATTTATCGAGGTTTTGGTTTTTTCCATAGAGACCAGGATTTGGAAAAAGATATTAAAAGTATTATACAACCCAAAACTGATAATAGAGATACTCAGCGATTGATCAGAAGTTACCTCAGGAAACAGCACAGATCAGCACAAAGCCCGAAATTACCCTGA